Proteins encoded together in one Miscanthus floridulus cultivar M001 chromosome 16, ASM1932011v1, whole genome shotgun sequence window:
- the LOC136511002 gene encoding uncharacterized protein, with the protein MRLGRYPLIINPIVYKKHLTKVLMDGGSGLNILYVDTLDAMHIPQSKLCTVGSPFHGVILGAQAYPLGQIDLPVTFGNRANFHSEVMTFERVDFLGSYHAILGRSCYAKFMAITNYAYLKLKMPGPNGVITMSSAFSHAFMCDHEHFELATMVINSSELPRLWESSTQ; encoded by the coding sequence atGAGACTGGGACGCTACCCACTCATCATCAACCCCATTGTctacaagaagcacctcaccaaggtgctgatggacggaggcagcggcctcaacatactttatgttgacaccctcgacgccatgcacatcccccaGTCGAAACTCTGCACAGTGGGCTCTCctttccatggggtgatcctaggagcgcaggcatacccgctcgggcagattgacctacccgtcacatttggcaaccgagccaacttccattCGGAGGTCATGACCTTTGAAagggtggacttcctagggtcctaccatgctatcttggggcggtcatgctatgccaaattcatggcaatcacCAACTatgcctacctcaagctgaagatgccaggaccaaacggtgtcatcaccatgagcagtgccttctcgcatgccttcatgtGTGACCACGAGCATTTCGAACtcgccaccatggtcatcaactcgTCTGAGCTCCCGCGGCTCTGGGAGTCGTCGACCCAGTAG